AAAAAGACCTAGGCGAAGCGCAGCAGCTACCAGCAACCACCGGGCCACACTGCCCTAATTACCCATTATTTCCCGATTTTCCGGCCCGGGCCTGCCCGGCGGCAGCACGCTTTTGCTCGGCCCGCTGCCTGCCGGCGCCGGGCCTGGGCCCAAGGCACCTAGGGCCCAGGCCCGGCAACCGGCAGCGCGGGCTTAGCCGGCCGATAAAAACGCCGTCAGCTGGCCGGTGTACGTGAGCGTGAGGCGGTGCATGGCGCGGGTGCAGGCCACGTACAGCATGCTCTTATCCACCTCGGTGCGGTAGTTTTGGGCCGACACGAACGGCACCACCACCTCGTCGAACTCCAGGCCCTTGGCCAGGTGCGCCGTGGTGATGACGACGCCCTCCTTGAACGCGGTCGACTCGTCCGTCAGCAAGTACACGCCCGGGCCTTGCAGCGCCTCGTGCACCTGCGTGGCCTGCCGCAGGGTTTTGCAAATGACCCCCAGGGAGTGGTTGCCGGAGCCGCGGAAGGCGGCCACCAGCGCCTGCACGGCCTGCAGCTCCTTGGCCGGGGAGGCGTAGCGCACCGCGGCAGGCTCGGGGCCGTGGCGCTCCAGGGGCATGATGTGCGGGTTGGGGCTGATGCGCTGCGCAAAGGCCGTGATTTCCACGGTAGAGCGGTAGCTGCGGTAGAGCTTCACCACATCGGCCTGCGGAAACACCCGCTCGATGGTTTCGGCCGACGACGCGCTGTAGGGGTTCACCGTCTGGCTTACGTCGCCCAGAATGGTTTTGCGGCAGTGGAACAGGCGCGAGAGCACCGCGTACTGCACCGGGGTGTAATCCTGCATTTCGTCCACCAGCAGGTGCTTCACGTGGTCGTAGCCCGCGAGGCCCTCCATGCGAATGCGCAGGTAAAGCAGCGGAAACACATCGGCGTACTCCAGGGGCCGCTGCGCATCGAGGCGGAGCAGCTCGGGCCGGCCCACCCAGCGGTAGAAGTCGCGGTAAAAATCGAGCACGTTCGCGTACCGGAACATGCGCGGAATGCCCTCCCCGATGGTGGCCTTTTCGCCGCCCGTCAGCTTGCGGTCCACTTTGTCGCGCACGTAGGCGCGCACGTCGTTGGCCACCTGCCCGAAGCGCCGGAGCAGCGGCACGCGGTGGTAGGCCTTAAACTTCTGCTGAATAAACGCGCCGGGCACCACGGTGCGGCCCACGCGCAGATCGGCCACGCTGAAGTAGTTGTTCTCGACGTGCAGCAGGTACTGGTTTAGCTGCGTCAGGAACTCGGCCGACGACTTAAACCGAATCCGCTCGATGAAGGCCGCGTCGTGCCGCTCGAGCAAGGCCGATACCTGCTCGAAAAACGTTTGAAACCGAAACTGCCCCTGGAGCAAATCGGCAGCCAGCTCCTCCATGCCCAGCTCCGGAATGTGCTCTTCGCCCAGCTCGGGCAGCACGTTCGAGATGTAGTCGGCAAACACCTTGTTGGGCGAAATAATCAGGATATCCTGCGCCCGAATGGTGTCGCGGAAGCGGTAGAGCAAGAAGGCAATGCGGTGCAGGGCAATGGAGGTTTTGCCCGAGCCGGCCACGCCCTGAATCACCATCACCGAGGCGTCTTCGTTGCGGATAACCGCGTTCTGGTCGCGCTGAATCGTGGCGACGATGTTCTTCATCTTGTCGTCCGACGACTTGGCCAGCTCGCGCTGCAGCACGTCGTCGTGGATGTTCACGTCGCTGTCGAGCATGAACTCCATGCGCCCGTCGCGGATGCGGTACTGCCGCTTCAGGTCGATGCGGCCCTGCACCGTCCCGTTCGGGGAGGCGTACGAGGCTTCGCCCAGCTCAAAGTCGTAGAACAGCGAGGAAATCGGCGCCCGCCAATCGTAAATCAGATTCTGGCGCTGCCCTTCGCCCGCAAACGCGTGCACCCCAATGTACACCGGCGTGGCGGGGCCGTTGGGCGTCGTAAAATCGATGCGGCCGAAGTACGGCGACTGCACCAGCTTGAGCAGGCGGCGCTTGCGGGCCACGGCGCCCTCGCCGGTGTAGGCCATGCGGTTGATGGATTGCTCGGCGGCCACCAGGTCGGCCTCGTCGAGGCCCGACTGGTGCTCGTGCAGGTACTGCTTCTGCTGGCGCAGCTCGCCCGAAAATTGCCGCACGGCGTCGTCGACGCGTTTTACGGCCAGCACCAGCTGCTCCTTTATTTCTTCGAGGTACTCCCGTTCTTCCTGTTCCGTGGCGTTAACTACCGGCGACTTCTCCATCATGCCGCAAAGGTCACCGCAAATTCCGGCTGGCCGAAACCCTAGGTCCATTTTCTTGCCGGCATCGGCGGGCAGCAGGGCAGCCAGGCGCTTTGCCGGCGGCGCGGGCACGCGCTTACGCGCCTAGGTCATCGGGCCCGAGGCGCCCGGTGGCACCTAGGGCCACGGGGCAGTCGGGCTACTGCGCGGCCTTGGCGGCCAGGTGCCGGTCGACGATGTCGGCCACGGCGGCAAAGGGCTCGTCGGGGCGCAAGGCTTCCAGGTCGGCGGCTATTTCCTGAAACGTGGTGCGCACGCTTTGGTCCGTCAGGCCGGGCTGGGTACGCCCCCGCGCCAGCAACGGCCGCGCAATGCGGCCCGACCACAGCCGGATATCGGGCGCCCAGGCCCCGATGCGCACGCCCGCGTACAGCAACTCGGCCTGCAAGCGGCTGCAACCCCCGGCCTGGCAGGCGAAGTAAAACATCCGGTCGGCCTCGCGCCGGTTCACGCGCGCGTCGGCGCAGGCCACATCGTGCACGATGGAGGCGCGCCGGTACTCCCCGGTGTACGGCGAGCCAATGGTAGACCAAAGCGGCGCCGGAATGCTGGCACCGTCGATAACGGAGCCGGCCGGCGCCACCCACGTGCGCCCGTCGGGGTCGGTGTACCAAAAGTCTTCCAGCAGAAGCATGCGGCGGTCGGCCCCGGCTTCGGGGAGCCACTCGGTGCGCGGGTTTCCGGAAAAGCGTCCGTACATAGCGGTGGTGGATGGGTGTAGTGTCAGGACTGAAACGCTTGCCGGATGGCGCGGCGGCACCTCACAGGGCGGCTGCCGGGCTTGGCGCAGCGCCTGCCCCGCCCCGGTCCCCAGGCGCTACCACGTCAGGGGGCTTTCGGGCGGGGGCAGCTGCATGTCGGCGTCGGGCGATACATCGGCCACGCCCGGCAGCCGCCGCACCTGCTGGGCCACGTCGTCGGTGCCGGTGCCGATGATGCAGTTTATCTGATCGAGAATTTGCCGAATGGCAAAGCCGTGGCTTTTCAGCTGCTCGGCCAGGGCCGGCAAGGGCGTGCGCCCGTCCACGGTTACAATCCACTGTCGGTTTGCTGGCATAGCGAGGTTGGCATTTGGCTGAACCCATGCGTAAGCTACCACCCGTTGGGGCCCGAAAAAAGCAGTACAGGATCAGGCACCCGAGGTACCTGATCCTGCCCGGAGCCCGGGGGCAGCGCACCCGGCAGAGTACGGCGCCCGCCCCCGGGCTCCTACCCGGTGAACTTCACCTAGGGTGCCTGCACCAGCCCGGCCCCCACCCGCGTTACCGGGAACGGAAGGCGCCGCGCGGCGGCCTGCAGCCGCCGCCACAGCGTAAGGCCACGCATGTTGGGCGAGGTTTCGGCCCATAGCGCCGCGCAGCCGGCCACGTGGGGCGTGGCCATGCTGGTGCCGCTGATGGTGCGGTAGCGCACAGGCCGGGGCCACGACGAAAACACATCCCTACCCGGCGCGGCAATCTCAATCTTGCCGGAGTTGGAGAACGAGGAAGGGCTCAGGCTCGGATCGAGCGACGCCACCGACATGATGGTGGGCGAGTTGGCGGGAGCACCGGTGGGGCCGGCCTCGTTGCCGGCGGCGGCAATTATTAGGCAGCCGTTGTTGAGGGCGGCCTGGCCGGCGGCCGTGTAGGCCGGCTGCACGCCAATGGGCGCCCCCAACGACATCGAAATGACGGCGCACCGGTTGGCAATGGCCCAGTTCATGCCGGCCAGCACGCTGGCCATGGTACCCGAGCCGGAGTTGGTGAGCACCTTGCCGGAGTAAATGGAGGAGCGGAAGCCAATGCCGTAGCGGGGCGTGGTGCCCACGGGCGCTTTGGGCCCGCAAGCCGTACCGGTGCAGTGCGTGCCGTGGCCGTGCAAATCCTGCACGGGCTGGCCCACAAAGGTTTGCCCGATAACGGGCCGCCCCGCAAAATCGGGGTGCCCCAGGTCGAAACCCGTATCGAGCACCGCCACCCGAATGCCCAGGCCGCTGCGCATGCTTGGGGGTACGCGGCAGGCGTTCAGGCCCCAGGTGGCGCCCAACACCTGCACGTCCTGGTCAATCTCGAGGTGGGCGTGGCCGTGGTGGCCGTTGCGCAGCTCTTTGGCCAGAATTTCGGTAGCCTGCAGAAAGCCCCGCAAAAAGTCGCTGTTGCCGTTGCCCGATTCGGCGGTTTCCAGGGCCGGGTCCATAAACTGCACGGGGTACTGCACCGCAAACTGGAAGAACTCCGGGTTTACCGACTCCACCGGGTCGTCGGCGCGGGCCTCAAACTGCGCGTTCATGCTGCGCTCCTGCGCCGCCTCGCCGCCCACCAAGGCCACGTTGATTTCCGGAAACACTATCGCATCGGCATCGCCCACGCTTTCGAGGGTAGCGGCCTGCCCCTCAAAGTCGCGCGCATCGGCCACGCGCATGCCTTGCGTGGTGCCCAAGGAGCGCAGGCCCTCTTCGCCGGCTCCCTCCTTAAATGTCACCAGAAAACGCCCGGTTTCCAGGCTGTCGTCGCCGCGCTCCATAGCCGCCAGCAGCAGCTCTTCGATGGAAGAAGACGCACGATTAGCAGAGGATCCTTCGGCGGATCCGTTTCGATTTTTAGCCATACCACAACAGAAAAGAACCCTTTCGAACCACTCGCTACTGCCCGCCCCGAGCGCGGTAAGCCGTGTACCGCCCCCCTTACCCGGCCTGCACCCGTTGCGCGGCCGTTCCTAGGCGTAAACCTCTGCTCTGTAATGGGTTGAACCTGCAGCGCCCCGCATACGGAGGCACTGGCAGCCGCTGTTTCCGCAGCAATCTGCAGCTAGCACGCGAAAAACCGGGTCGGCTGCCTGCTGCCAAATTGCAGCCAAGCCCTGGGCCTATGCATCCGTGTTATCACTGAATTGCGAAGGGCGGCCCCTAGGTGGCGTTGGCGGTTTCTACCGATTGTACCCAGCCCTCCATCACGGCCTGCACCGCCAGGCCCACAATGGTTTTGGTGCCGGCCTTTTGCAGCAGGGCCCGCCGGTGGCTTTCCACGGTGCGCACGCTCAGGCACAGGCGGTCGGCAATTTCCTGGTTGCTGCGGTCGGCCACTACCAAGCGCAGCACCTCCAGCTCGCGCCGGCTGAACGGGCTCAGCGGCGCGGGCGCGGGCAGGGCCGCGTGTTTCGGGAGCGAAGTGGCCAGCCAGCTGCTTAGCGCAGCAATAACGACTTCGGCCACGGCCTGCCCCGATACTTGGTAATAGTCGGCGCCCGGCGGCGCCTGCGTACCGGTTTTGGCGCCCTCGTGGGCCGTAAGCAGGATTAGCCGCGTACGGCGGCACTGGTAGCGCAGCGAGGCCAGCAGCCGGGCGGGGCTGGTGTCGAGGTACGATTCCTCGGCCAGAATGGCGGCGTAGTATTGCCGGGCCAGCAGCTCGCGCAGCGAGCCGGCGCTGGCGGCCAGGGTAATGGCCGTGTTGGGCCAGGCCCGGTGAATGGTGTCGATTAGCTGCTGGCGGTACGCGCCCGGGTGCACGGCCACGAGCACATCGTAACTGGGCGAAGACATAATAAGTGCTGGGGGAAATAGCGGACAATGGGCATAGGCATCGGCAGATAGGTTGTGCAATAGGGATAGGTATGCAGTGCTTGGCTTGGCTACTGCGGCGCGATAGGGTTAATTTATAGACATTATTATATATAAACTAGACATTGTTCCATTATTTCCGCCTACTGCGTTGGGGTTGCCTGGGATTTTCAGCAGCCCGGCCAATAGCTGGCCTCAGCGCTGAGCCCTGCCGCAATTGGCCTGCCCGTGGCCTAAACCGCCCGCCCACCTAGGGCCGCTGCCCCACCAGCAGTTTGGTGGCCGTGCGGCCGCGCTTGGCGTGGTGGGCCCGCACCCAGTACGTGCCGGCAGGCAAACTGCCCAACTCCAGCGTGGCCGCCCCGCGGGCGGCCGGCAGCGCCAAGCGGGTGCGGCCCTGCGCATCCACCACTTCGAGGTGGTACGTGCCGGTATCGGCAAGCACTATGGTGGTTTGCCCGGCGGCCGGGTTGGGGTACACGCTGGCTATGAGGCTTTCGGTGGCCGGTGCCTGCGGGCCCGGCCCCGGCCTGCCACCTAGGCGGTAGGTAGTGCAGCTATCGAGCACGGCCTCGTAAAAGGGCCGCAGCGTTTTTGCCTCGAAGCGCAGCCGCGTGGGTTCGCCTTTCGGGTTTCGGGCACTTACCAACTGGCCAAATGCCCCGCTCCTTACTGCCCGCGCCAACGGCGCCAGCTGTTCGTAGTCGCTGATGAGGCCGGTTACCTTGTTGGCTTTTATGCGCGCGGCGTGCACCCAGTACGCGCCGCCGGGCCGGGCTTGCACCAGGTAGAACAGGCGCTTGTAACGGTAGGCCCAGCCGTGCAGCAGGGTATCGCCGCTGGCGGCGCTGGTAATCAGGTTGAGTTGGGTGGCGGGCTCGTAGCGCACGCGCAGGCGCAGCGTATCGCGGGGGCCCACGAGCACCACGGCGGGCCCGCCTAGCAGCTGCTCCAGGCTCAGGCGTTGGCGGGGCGGCACGTGGCCAAACGGCACCGGCTCAAAGGCAATACCTGGGTCGCAGGCCGTGGCGGCGGCCAGCACGGCAGCGGCAGCAAAAGCAAGCGTCGTTTTCATGGGCGGGTGTAGCAGCAACGGTGGCTGTCTGTTTATCAGCCACTTTGCCCCTAGGTAACCCTTGCTGCTTTTGGTATTCGGAGGGCCGCGCCAGCCCTTAATCCGATTGCGTATCGGGCAGTGATTTGGCCGTCGATTTCGTGCCGTCTTTTTTCTTGCCGCCTTTTTTGTGCTTGCTCAGCTCGGCGGTGTATTCGATGATTTTGCCGGCAATATCGAGGCCGGTGGCTTTCTCGATGCCCTCGAGCCCCGGCGACGAGTTTACCTCCAGCACCAGCGGGCCGCGCTTGCTCTGCAGCATATCCACGCCGGCAATGCCCAGGCCCAGGGCTTTGGTGGCCAGCAGGGCAGCGGCTTTTTCGGCGCGCGTCAGCTTCACGAGCTTGCCCGTGCCGCCGCGGTGCAGGTTCGAGCGAAACTCGCCCTCTTTGCCCTGCCGCTTCATGGCGCCGACCACCTCGCCGTTCACCACAAAGGCGCGCAGGTCGGCGCCTTTGCTTTCGGCAATAAACTCCTGCACGATAATGCGGGCCTTGAGGTTGTGGAAGGCCTCGATTACCGACTGCGCGGCCTTTTCGGTTTCGGCCAGCACCACGCCCAGGCCCTGCGTGCCCTCCAGCAGCTTGATGATAACGGGCGCGCCGCCCACCTGCTGAATCATTTCCAGCACCTCGTCGGAGTAGTTGGTGAAGGCGGTTTTGGGCATGCCCACGCCGGCGCGGGCCAAAATCTGCATGGAGCGCAGCTTGTCGCGCGAGCGTACAATGGCCTGGCTTTCGACGGCGGTGCGCACTTTCATCATCTCGAACTGCCGCACCACGGCCGTGCCGTAGAAGGTAACCGAGGCGCCGATGCGCGGAATCACGGCATCGAAGCCTTCGAGCTTGCGGCCCTCGTACACAATGCTGGGGGCACCTTTTTCCAGCACCAGGTTGCACTGCAAATGGTCGATGACTTCGACTTCGTGGCCGCGCAGCTCGGCCGCTTCCACCAGGCGCTTCGTGGAGTACAGTTTGGGCTCACGCGAGAGAATCGCCAGTTTCATATGGTAAACGAGGGTATAGCTGAGGAAGAAAACAAGTGGGCCGCTACCCACTAATTGGGCATGCGCAGGTGCTGGCTTTTGTACGACAAGTTGCGCCTCGACACATCCACCATCAACCGGGCCCGGCGCAACAACAACCGCCCGATAAGTACGGGGTACTTCATATCGGAGCGGTCGGAAAGCGAAAATTCCGTCTCGAAATCTTCGCCGAACAAGCGAATTACGGCCCTAATTACGTAACGCTCCTGCACTTCGCCGTTGGAGGAGCGAATATCGCGCAGCGAAAACTCCTCGAACTGCAGCGGCATGCCGTGGAAAGCGGGGTGGGCGTCGTCGAGCAGCAGCACGCGCAGCAGCGGCCGCCCATCGGGCAGCGTATCCACGTGGATGTTGGAGCAATGGATGGCGCCCGTAAACGCGCCGGTGTCCACCTTGGCCTCTACCCCGCGCAGCTGAAACTGCGGAAAGTCGACAAGCTCGCGGCGGCCTACGATGCGTTTCGGGGGTCGTCGGGGGTGGGCCTTTTTCACGGGGGCAAAATACGGGCGCGGCTGCTAGTAGGTAGGCAGGTAAGGCGTTTTTTATTTGAGGGGCGCGCCCTAGGTGCGCTTAGCCCACGTAGCTGATGCGGTACACGCAGTCGTTCTGGTCGTCGGATACGAGCAGCGCGCCATCGGGCATAACCAGCAGCGCCACGGGGCGGCCCCAGCTTCGCTGCCCCTGCAGCCAGCCCGAGGCAAAGGTTTCGTAGCTGGTGGCTTGCCGGCCGCTGGCATCGAGGCGCACCAGGGTAATGCGGTAGCCAATTTTGTTGGAGCGGTTCCAAGAGCCGTGCTCCGGAATAAAAATCTGGTTGCGGTACGCCGCCGGAAACATGCGCCCGGTGTAAAACTTCATGCCCAGCGGCGCTACGTGCGGGCCCAGCTTGCGGGCCGGCGGCACGTAGGTGCTCGGGCTTTTGCCCCGGCCGAACTGCGGATCGAGAATGTCGCCCTGGTGCACGAAGGGAAAGCCGAAGTGCAGGCCCGGGGCGGCCAGGCGGTTCAGCTCGCAGGCGGGCTTGTCGTCGCCGAGCATATCGCGGCCGTTGTCGGTAAACCACAAAGCGTTGTCCACGGGGCTCCAGTCGAAGCCCACCGAGTTGCGCACGCCGTACGCCACGGTTTCGAGGCCCGAGCCGTCGGGGTTCAGGCGGTTGATGGTAGCAAAAATGCGCTGCTCGGGCAGGCACACGTTGCAGGGCGCGCCCACGGGGATGTAGAGCTTGCCATCGGGCCCGAAGTTGATGTACTTCCAGCCGTGGTGCTCCCGGTTAGGCAGCTGGTCGAACACCACCGCCGGTTTGGGATTTTGCTTCAGGCGGGCGGCAATGTTGTCGTAGCGCAAAATGCGACTGATTTCGGCCACGTACAGGGCGCCGTTGCGCACGGCCACGCCGTTGGGCTCGTTCAGGCCAGCAGCCACGGTAATCACCTCGTCGGCGCGGCCGTCGCGGTTGCGGTCGGGCAAGGCGTACACTTTGGTGCCGCGGGTGCCCACGTACACGGTGCCGTCGGCACCTAGGGCCAGCGAGCGGGCCCCGCCCACGTTTTGGGCAAAGTAGCTGATGCGGAAGCCCGCCGGCAACCTGATGTTACTGAGGTTATCGGGCGCAGCGGTGGGGCTTGCGCCGGCCAGGGGCAACAGCAAAAGCAAGGGCAGCAGTCGGCGGATCATACCCTTACCAACTGCTGCCCCCGCCCAAAGGTTGCGCCCACCCAGGGCCTATAGGCGACCCGCCTGCCGCTCGCGCAGCAGCCGTTCGTACTCGCGCTCCGACCAGCTCTCCTGCCCGAAGCGGCCGTAAGTAGCCAGTCCCTGAATGCCGAGGCCAATACCCCAGAACACGGTGGGCCAGATGGGCCACGGAACGCCGTAGTCGCCGGTTTGGCGGCTGGTAACGGCCCAAACCGTCCAGAGCAAGGCATTCACGAGTAGGTAGGTAAGTGCGTGCGATTTGAACTTGGCACGCGCCTGGGCCATACGCCAGATTTGGGGGTCGCGGTCGGGGGTAGCCATAGCAGTGTTTGGTGTCGGTCAGAAGAATTAGAATACCCGAATGTACTGTGGGCAAGGGCCCTAGGTCAATTTTTTCTGTGCCGAACGGCAACCATTTGGGGCCGAACCGTCTAAAAAGACCGACGAACTGTAGCCGGGCCGCCGCTGCTTCTCGTTTTCTCACCATCCCCTATTTCGTTGCAGCATGTCTCTCCCCCACTCTGCTTCCCGCGAATTCGGCCGCATCCTGCTCGCGCACGGCGACATTACCAAGCTCGACACCGATGCCATCGTCAACGCCGCCAACTCCTCGCTCCTGGGGGGCGGCGGAGTCGATGGGGCCATCCACCGGGCCGGCGGCGCCCAAATCCTCGACGAGTGCCGCTCCATCCGGGCGCGCAGCGGCAACCTGGCCACCGGCAAAGCCGTGATTACCAGCGGCGGCAAGCTGCACGCGCGCCACGTTATTCATACGGTGGGCCCGGTGTGGCAGGGCGGCGGGCAAGAGGAGCCCCAGCTGCTGGCCAACTGCTACAACAGCTCGTTGCAGCTGGCCGCCGAGCACCGGCTGCGCAGCATCGCGTTTCCGGGCATCAGCACGGGCATCTACGGCTACCCCAAAGCCGAGGCCGCGCGCATAGCCGTGCAAACCGTGCGCGACTACCTGCTGCACCACGAGCTACCCGAAATAGTGGTGTTCGTGCTGTTCGATGAAGAAAACCTGCACCTCTACGAACGCGAGCTGACGGCCTTATCGGAAGTCTAGCCCTAGGTCCAGCGCAGCTCCTCGGGGTGGCGGCGCAGGTAAGCGGCCACGTCGTAGATGAGGCCGGCGTGGCCGGTTTCCAGTATCACGGTATGGGCGTTGCGGAGCGAGCTGATAAACTCGCGCAGCCCGGCGTGGGGTATCACGCGGTCGTAGCGGCCCAGGAAAAACGTAACCGGCGTGGGCCGGCGGTTGAGCACCTGCGCCAGCCGCGGCGTATCGAACACCAGGTGCCGGAAACCCGTCCAGCTGCGGTACACGCGCAGGCGCTTTTCGCGGCTGTCGAGCTGCCACTGGGCAAAGCGCACGAGCCCGTTGTCCACGATGCGCCGCTGACCTAGGGTTTCAATCAGGTTGAGCAGGCGTTGCGGGCGCAGCACGGCCCGGCCCAGCACGCCGCGCATCCAGGGCGGGTACGTGGCCAGCGAGTACCAGAACTGCGTTTTAATGCCGTCGGGCGCAATCAGCCACAGGTGCGCTACGCGGTCGGCAAAGTGCTCTACCATCGTCAGGGCAAACTTGGCCCCCATGCTAAAGGCCAGCAGCCCAAACTGCTCTATGCCTTGCTCCTGCAAAAACTGACCTAGGAGCTCGGCCAGGCGCTGCTTCCGGATAGGCGAATCGGCCTTGGCCAGGCGGCTGCGGCCGTGGTAAAACAAGTCGAAGGAGTAGATGGTAACCCGCTCGCCCAGCAGCGCGGCCACGCTGCGCCAGTGGCTTTCGTTTTGCCCGTACCCATGAAAAGCCAGCACCGCCAACGGCCCGCGGCCATATACCTGGTAATGCAGCTTGGTTTGGCCCGATTCGACGAACATTTTTTAAGGTGACAGGTGACAGGTGACAGGTGACAGGTGACAGGTGACAGGTGACAGGTGACAGGTGACAGAGTGTACTCCTATTGCCGACTACCGGTTTTTGTTTGCTGCCTCCCTCAACGTGTTACCTGTCACCTGTCACTTGTCACCCAAAAACCTTACAGCTTCGCCACGCCGCCCGATACCACGAACTTCATTACCTGGGCGCTGGGCAAATCGAGGTGCACCACGTTTTCGCGGGGCACCAGCAGCAACTCGCCCGAAAAATTATAGGAGTCGGGGAAGTACACAGCTATCAGGTCTTCGCGGTGAATGGCCACCATCGACTCCTGCGTAACGAAGCCCAGCTTAAAGCACTCGGTGCCGGCAAACACCTTTACCAGCACCGGCTGGCTGAACTTCTGCTCCTCGCCCAGCAAGGCATCAAACACATCCTTGATGCTGGAATACAGAATGTTGATAACAGGGAGCCGGTTCAGGATACGCTCGCCCAGCACGATAAACGGCCGCACCTGCGTGCCCACGTAGCCCACCAGCGTCAGCAGCACGGCAATCAGCAGCAGGCCCAGGCCCGGCGGGTACCCCTCGATGGTGAACAGGTTGTTCAGCCACTGCAAAAAGGCCAGCAGGATGTAAACCGTGAGGGTAACGGGCGCCAGAATGAGCAGCCCGCGCAAAAAGTAGCCTATGATTTTTTTCATCGGGGCGAAAAACAAAGCGCCTGGCAAAAAGCCAGGCGCAAACTACTAAAAGCCGCAGGTTTAAGAATAAGCTATTAGGCCACCGCCTCGCCCACCTCGGCAATGCGGTCGGCTACGCGCTGCATCAGCCACATGGGCGTGCTGGTGGCGCCGCAAATGCCCACCGAGGCGGCACCCTCAAACCATTCGTCTTGCAGCTCCTGCTCGTTTTCCACGAAGTAGCTGCGCGGGTTTTCCTGG
The sequence above is drawn from the Hymenobacter sp. YIM 151858-1 genome and encodes:
- a CDS encoding DUF1353 domain-containing protein, with protein sequence MYGRFSGNPRTEWLPEAGADRRMLLLEDFWYTDPDGRTWVAPAGSVIDGASIPAPLWSTIGSPYTGEYRRASIVHDVACADARVNRREADRMFYFACQAGGCSRLQAELLYAGVRIGAWAPDIRLWSGRIARPLLARGRTQPGLTDQSVRTTFQEIAADLEALRPDEPFAAVADIVDRHLAAKAAQ
- a CDS encoding HelD family protein; its protein translation is MPAPPAKRLAALLPADAGKKMDLGFRPAGICGDLCGMMEKSPVVNATEQEEREYLEEIKEQLVLAVKRVDDAVRQFSGELRQQKQYLHEHQSGLDEADLVAAEQSINRMAYTGEGAVARKRRLLKLVQSPYFGRIDFTTPNGPATPVYIGVHAFAGEGQRQNLIYDWRAPISSLFYDFELGEASYASPNGTVQGRIDLKRQYRIRDGRMEFMLDSDVNIHDDVLQRELAKSSDDKMKNIVATIQRDQNAVIRNEDASVMVIQGVAGSGKTSIALHRIAFLLYRFRDTIRAQDILIISPNKVFADYISNVLPELGEEHIPELGMEELAADLLQGQFRFQTFFEQVSALLERHDAAFIERIRFKSSAEFLTQLNQYLLHVENNYFSVADLRVGRTVVPGAFIQQKFKAYHRVPLLRRFGQVANDVRAYVRDKVDRKLTGGEKATIGEGIPRMFRYANVLDFYRDFYRWVGRPELLRLDAQRPLEYADVFPLLYLRIRMEGLAGYDHVKHLLVDEMQDYTPVQYAVLSRLFHCRKTILGDVSQTVNPYSASSAETIERVFPQADVVKLYRSYRSTVEITAFAQRISPNPHIMPLERHGPEPAAVRYASPAKELQAVQALVAAFRGSGNHSLGVICKTLRQATQVHEALQGPGVYLLTDESTAFKEGVVITTAHLAKGLEFDEVVVPFVSAQNYRTEVDKSMLYVACTRAMHRLTLTYTGQLTAFLSAG
- the rimK gene encoding 30S ribosomal protein S6--L-glutamate ligase yields the protein MKLAILSREPKLYSTKRLVEAAELRGHEVEVIDHLQCNLVLEKGAPSIVYEGRKLEGFDAVIPRIGASVTFYGTAVVRQFEMMKVRTAVESQAIVRSRDKLRSMQILARAGVGMPKTAFTNYSDEVLEMIQQVGGAPVIIKLLEGTQGLGVVLAETEKAAQSVIEAFHNLKARIIVQEFIAESKGADLRAFVVNGEVVGAMKRQGKEGEFRSNLHRGGTGKLVKLTRAEKAAALLATKALGLGIAGVDMLQSKRGPLVLEVNSSPGLEGIEKATGLDIAGKIIEYTAELSKHKKGGKKKDGTKSTAKSLPDTQSD
- a CDS encoding 2TM domain-containing protein; its protein translation is MATPDRDPQIWRMAQARAKFKSHALTYLLVNALLWTVWAVTSRQTGDYGVPWPIWPTVFWGIGLGIQGLATYGRFGQESWSEREYERLLRERQAGRL
- a CDS encoding S8 family serine peptidase, producing MAKNRNGSAEGSSANRASSSIEELLLAAMERGDDSLETGRFLVTFKEGAGEEGLRSLGTTQGMRVADARDFEGQAATLESVGDADAIVFPEINVALVGGEAAQERSMNAQFEARADDPVESVNPEFFQFAVQYPVQFMDPALETAESGNGNSDFLRGFLQATEILAKELRNGHHGHAHLEIDQDVQVLGATWGLNACRVPPSMRSGLGIRVAVLDTGFDLGHPDFAGRPVIGQTFVGQPVQDLHGHGTHCTGTACGPKAPVGTTPRYGIGFRSSIYSGKVLTNSGSGTMASVLAGMNWAIANRCAVISMSLGAPIGVQPAYTAAGQAALNNGCLIIAAAGNEAGPTGAPANSPTIMSVASLDPSLSPSSFSNSGKIEIAAPGRDVFSSWPRPVRYRTISGTSMATPHVAGCAALWAETSPNMRGLTLWRRLQAAARRLPFPVTRVGAGLVQAP
- a CDS encoding ATP-dependent zinc protease family protein; the protein is MKKAHPRRPPKRIVGRRELVDFPQFQLRGVEAKVDTGAFTGAIHCSNIHVDTLPDGRPLLRVLLLDDAHPAFHGMPLQFEEFSLRDIRSSNGEVQERYVIRAVIRLFGEDFETEFSLSDRSDMKYPVLIGRLLLRRARLMVDVSRRNLSYKSQHLRMPN
- a CDS encoding PQQ-dependent sugar dehydrogenase, which produces MIRRLLPLLLLLPLAGASPTAAPDNLSNIRLPAGFRISYFAQNVGGARSLALGADGTVYVGTRGTKVYALPDRNRDGRADEVITVAAGLNEPNGVAVRNGALYVAEISRILRYDNIAARLKQNPKPAVVFDQLPNREHHGWKYINFGPDGKLYIPVGAPCNVCLPEQRIFATINRLNPDGSGLETVAYGVRNSVGFDWSPVDNALWFTDNGRDMLGDDKPACELNRLAAPGLHFGFPFVHQGDILDPQFGRGKSPSTYVPPARKLGPHVAPLGMKFYTGRMFPAAYRNQIFIPEHGSWNRSNKIGYRITLVRLDASGRQATSYETFASGWLQGQRSWGRPVALLVMPDGALLVSDDQNDCVYRISYVG
- a CDS encoding helix-turn-helix transcriptional regulator yields the protein MSSPSYDVLVAVHPGAYRQQLIDTIHRAWPNTAITLAASAGSLRELLARQYYAAILAEESYLDTSPARLLASLRYQCRRTRLILLTAHEGAKTGTQAPPGADYYQVSGQAVAEVVIAALSSWLATSLPKHAALPAPAPLSPFSRRELEVLRLVVADRSNQEIADRLCLSVRTVESHRRALLQKAGTKTIVGLAVQAVMEGWVQSVETANAT
- a CDS encoding T9SS type A sorting domain-containing protein produces the protein MKTTLAFAAAAVLAAATACDPGIAFEPVPFGHVPPRQRLSLEQLLGGPAVVLVGPRDTLRLRVRYEPATQLNLITSAASGDTLLHGWAYRYKRLFYLVQARPGGAYWVHAARIKANKVTGLISDYEQLAPLARAVRSGAFGQLVSARNPKGEPTRLRFEAKTLRPFYEAVLDSCTTYRLGGRPGPGPQAPATESLIASVYPNPAAGQTTIVLADTGTYHLEVVDAQGRTRLALPAARGAATLELGSLPAGTYWVRAHHAKRGRTATKLLVGQRP